Genomic segment of Apium graveolens cultivar Ventura chromosome 7, ASM990537v1, whole genome shotgun sequence:
ACTATTTGATTCATTGACAACATGCATGGCAATCACTATATTATAACACTCCCCTTTGATTGTCATGATAGTGTGGATCATCAattgcctcgttaaaaccttgtcaaagaaaaacccagtgggataaaaactttaacgaaggaaaaagagtacaatcTCCCCTTGAAAAAAAAACATCAATCACTGGAGTTTTGTTGCAGCATATTCTTGAGTCGACGCATTCCAATGTTATGTCGCAGCTTTGCAAAGGTTGAATTTGGTAATGATTTTGTGAATAAATCTGCAAGGTTGTCACATGATTGAATTTGTTGTACATCAATTTCTCCATTCTTTTGAAGCTCATGAGTATAGAAGAATTTTGGTGAAATGTGCTTCGTCCTGTCTCCTTTGATGTATCCCTCTTTGAGTTGATCAATGCATGCAGTGTTATCCTCAAACATAACAGTAGGACTTCTCGTGATGTCCGGCAATCCACATGATTCTTGAATGTTCTTGATAATAGATCGCAACCAAACACATTCTCTACTGGCTTCGTGAATTGCAATTAGCTCTGAGTGATTTGTTGAGGTTGCCACTGTAGTTTGCTTCATGGATTTCCATGAAATGGCTGTACCGCAATATGTGAATACATATCtagtttgtgattttccaaaatgaggatctgacaGATATCCAGCGTCTACATATCCAATCAActgagatgtcgagttctctgGAAAGAATAACCCAAAATCAACGGTTCCACGAAGATAAAGAAATATATGCTTGATCCCATTCCAATGTCTGGCCATCGGAGCAGAGCTAAATCTAGCCAATAAATTGACAGCAAAAGCAATATCTGGCCTTGTATTATTCGCAAGATACATAAGTGCACCAATTGCTCCAAGATATGGGATTTCAGGACCAAGAACTTTTTCATCATCTTCTCGTGGTCGAAATGGATCTTTATCTGGTTCTAAAGATCTAACCACCATTGGAGTAGTCAACGGATgagatttatccatgtaaaatcTGCTCAAAACCTTTTCTGTATATGTAGATTGGTGGAGGAAAATTCCTGATGACAAGTGCTCGACTTGTATACCAAGACAATATTTTGTCTtcccaagatctttcatttcaaactctgtCTTTAGATATATGACAGCTTCATCAACCTCTGTAGCTGTTCCTACAAGgtttaaatcatccacatatacagcaataatcacaaaaccaaattgtgattttttgataaaaacacaTGGACAAATTTGATTACTAATATACCCATTCTTTTGTAAATAACGACTAAGTCTGttataccacatacgaccagattgtttcaatccatacaatgatcgttgaaGTTTAATGGAGTATATATGACGAGGTTTCTTGAACTCATCCATTTTTAATCCTTCTGGGATTTTCATAAAAATATCACTATCAAGTGATCCATATAGGTATGCAGTAACAACGTCCATAAGACGTGTTTCTAATTTTTCTTTAGATGCCATACCTAATATAAAACGAAAAGTAATTCCATCCATTACTGGCGAGTATGTCTCATGATAATCAATGCCAGGCCTTTGAGAAAACCCTTGTGCTACAAGTCGGGCTttatatctcacaatttcattcttttcatttctttttcttatgaatacccatttattCCCAACAGGGTTCACACCGATTGGTGTTTGGACAACAGGTCCAAATACTTCTCTTTTGCGCAATGAATTTAATTCTGTTTGAATTGCGTCTTTCCATTTTAGCTAGTCTTTTCTTTGACGGCAttcatccacactttgtggttcaggatcagaatttatgtcGACATCCAATGCCGCtgaatacacaaatacatcatcgattatggctttacttcgatcccataatttcatatcatgcacataatttattgaaatttcatgattgtttaatccCGAATCTTCAGGGACGGGAATCTCTTCAGGAGATAATACCACTTCGGGGGTATTTGCTTCTTCTGGAGCATGTGCCACTTCAGGGGCAATTTTCTTTGTCTTTCTTTTTCTTGGTGCAACATCTTTCGCACCGACCGGTCTACCACGCTTCAGGCGTGGCTTTGAATCTGTAACCAATTCATTTGTACTTGATTTTTGAATTGGTATATCTACTCTAGCTGGAGTATTTACTGCAGGTATATGAGATTTAATTACATTTCTAGAATCGTTAAATGCGTCAAGCATTTGGTTTGCGATATTTTGCATATGTAtgattcttttaacttcaagttcgCATTTACCGGTACGTGGATCTAGAAAATGTAACCCCGATGCATTCCATGTTATGTCAGGATTAACCTTATTCACatgtttatctccccctaagggaggaaacaaagattCGTCAAAATGACAATCTGCGTATCGTGCAGTAAATAAGTCTCCAGTTAGTGGTTCAagatatctaattatagatgTTGAATCAAAACCAACATAGATACCTATTCTTCTTTGAGCTCCCATCTTCGATCTCTGTGGTGGAGCAATCGGTACATATACAGCACTTCCGAAGATTTTGAAATGAGAAATATTAGGGATTTGACCAAGTACCATCTGTAGTGGAGAATGTTGATTACAGGCAGTTGGTCTAATCCTTATAAGATTAGCAGCATGAAGTAGTGCATGACCCCAAATAGATGTAGGTAATTTGGCTTTCAATAACAACGGTCTTGCAATAAGTTGAAGTCTTTTGATAAAGGACTCGGCTAacccattttgtgtatgtacatgAGGAACTGGGTGCTCAACTGAAATTCCTACAGacatgcaatagtcaacaaaggtTGCAGATGTGAACTCACCGGCATTATCTAAACGAATTGACTTAATACAATGGTCTGGGAATTGAGCTCGCAACTTGATTATCTGGGCAAGTAATTTTGCAAAAGCATCATTACGAGTTGAGAGAAGACaaacatgagaccatctagttgagGCATCTATTAGTACCATGAAGTACCTAAATGGACCAGATGATGGGTGGATCGGTCCACATATGTCGCCCTGTATCCTTTCTAGAAAACTTGGACTTTCAAGCTTAACTTTAGTAGGAGATGGCCGAGTAATCAATTTTCCTAAAGAACATGCCGAACATGGAAGGTCATTTTTAGAAAGAACTTTAAGATCTCTAAGAGGATGTCCGGTAGAATTCTCTATAATACGACGCATCATAGAGACTCCAGGATGACCTAATCTTTCATGCCAAAGGGTAAATGATTTTGGATCTATGAGTTTGGAAGCAATGACATTGTGTGACTCAATGGTTCTgattttcatcatatataatcctgaggaaagtgactgaaacttttctaagattttcttgttGCTAGAATTAGCAGAAGTAATAAGGAGATATTCTTTACCAGCCTCAGAAGTGGTTTCGATGTGAAAATTGTTAAATCTGATATCcttaaaactaagaagatttctagTGGACTTACTAGAAAATAATGCATTTGGAATATGTATGTGTGTACCATTAGGTAAGACGaaactagcttttccaaaaccTTCGATTATATTAGATACGCCAGAAATCGTTCCAACTTGAGCTTCAGTTTTGGTTATATGGGTAAAGTATTTTTTATTTtgtagaatcatatgagttgtaccacaatcagcaatgcatatatcttcagAATCCATTCTGTATATAATTAAGAAACATGATTTATTTGATAAGAACATAACACATTACATAGATAAAATAAAGCACACAGTACGCACTAGTAACTATAGTAATTCGGACCATTAATGCTCATTCCTCCGGTTACTAATAATTTTATGAAAACTAATCCTCAGCCTCCCACATGGGAGTTTCGTTAGTCTCATTAGGACCATTAACGCTTATTCCCCCGGTTGATATTATAAGAGAATCATCTAAGTTGTTGGCGAAATTGGTTTCCACCATTTTCCCTTTTGATCTTTTAGATGACTGATATAAATCAACAAGATGTTGTGGGATATAACAATTACGTGACCAATGCCCTTCCATTCCACACTTGTGACATAAATTGTTAGTTTTCCCTCCTTGTGGTGCCTTTCTTTTGCTCTGTGTTTCAGGTTGCCACTTCTGGTGACCAAAGCTATAATAAGGACGAAAATGCCCACGACCACGGCCTCGTCCACGGTAGCGACCATGGCCTCGTCCACCTCTATGCCCTTTTCCACGTACATTCTGCTGGAATGTCGTGTTATTTACTTCTGGTAAAGGGGCAGATCCCGTTGGACGGGATTGATGATTCTTAATCACCAATTCATGATTCTGCTCGGCAACAAGGAGGGTTGAAAGGAGATCCCCAAACTTGGTAAACTTGCGCTCCCTGTACATCTCGGCTAAGTTGATATTATTGGGATGAAAAGTGGATAATGTTTTGTCGATCTTTCTTTTCTCAGTAACAATCTCACCACACATAATGAGCCTAGAACTTATTTTGAATAGTGCTGAGCTATATGCCCGAACACTCTTAAAATCTTGAACCCTTAGATTAGCCCAATCATTTTCAGCTGCAGGTAGATAAACTAGTTTCTGATGATCGAACCTATCCTTtagattttcccataaaataaagGGATCCTCGACTTCTAGGTACTCAGATTTTAGATCTTCATGCATGTGGTGTCGAAGGAAAATAATAGAGGTAAAATTTTCTTCAATTGTGGATGTGTTTTCTGCCTTTATTGTGTTGCCTAATTTCTTTGAACCCAAATGCAACTTTACATCTTGTACCCACGATAGATAATTCTCCCCAGAAATGTCCAATGCAACGAACGACAAGTTTGTAAGATTTGTCATTTTAATCTGAATTTAACACCAAAATTATTAACTTAAATTTTCAATATAAATATTACATACAATCCTACTGAATCTGGTGCGTTAACAAGTAAGCAATAATAAATGTGTACATCATTATTATCATCGATATTATAAATAGatctatatataaaatgacaaaTGGATTTTCACCCGCCATACGGACGTCTGCGTATACAGGTTATCTCCAACCAATAATATATTTAAGTGGAAAATCCTTCTCAGTTCCGGCAGGGcttcgtgctgataacgtgttgtAATATCCTAGCTATAAAAGAACAACCGGAGAGCTATTAAATTTAACAGAAGGAGGTAAGAAGCTGAGCATAAAAAGAAAGCTCGGGTGCATCTTTCTTCATTACCGAGTGTGGCTATTTATAGCCAATGTGAATTTGCAAGAAGCCAAAAACATTAAATGCATACACAAATTCTACTCCTATAAATTATAGCCCTACTATTTGATTCATTGACCACATGCATGGCAATCACTATATTATAACAGCATCCTGTTTTTAATTCATAAGACATAAATACTGTCCAAAATCTTGGTACCTCACTCAACCCCTTCTAAACCGTACGATGAAAACAAAATCCAGCGGACAGTATTCTTCCACGATCTGGACACTGCATCCTTTTGATCAACCAATCCAGATGTGGCTCTAATACTTCCACGATAAACTCCTTTCAACCATTAGATTTAACTCCAATCCAACGACTACCATAATCTCAAAACGCTTTATGTGTTTGTTAATCTACTTGTCACATAACATTAATGTCCCgctcttttcttttttcttctacCCAAGTCATTTCACTTTTATTTTCTCATCAATCACTATATTCTAAATATACTTAGATACACATAAATTGTTTGTATTTGTGGAAAAATGTTGGAGGCTACTACAAGTTCATTTGCAGGGAGTTTACCATCAAGTAGTGAAAGATCTTCTAGCTCTGCTCTTCATC
This window contains:
- the LOC141674532 gene encoding uncharacterized protein LOC141674532 — protein: MTNLTNLSFVALDISGENYLSWVQDVKLHLGSKKLGNTIKAENTSTIEENFTSIIFLRHHMHEDLKSEYLEVEDPFILWENLKDRFDHQKLVYLPAAENDWANLRVQDFKSVRAYSSALFKISSRLIMCGEIVTEKRKIDKTLSTFHPNNINLAEMYRERKFTKFGDLLSTLLVAEQNHELVIKNHQSRPTGSAPLPEVNNTTFQQNVRGKGHRGGRGHGRYRGRGRGRGHFRPYYSFGHQKWQPETQSKRKAPQGGKTNNLCHKCGMEGHWSRNCYIPQHLVDLYQSSKRSKGKMVETNFANNLDDSLIISTGGISVNGPNETNETPMWEAED